A DNA window from Camelina sativa cultivar DH55 chromosome 13, Cs, whole genome shotgun sequence contains the following coding sequences:
- the LOC104738190 gene encoding glutathione S-transferase T3-like has product MINDHNKKFTLEHAWRDLRYDQKWCASTSTKGSGVKRTWVCENGFVDPSSSQPVDFEAEPMMTRPPGVKAAKRKAKKNINTKADVEGDLKALLEFQMQEVERMYEMKQNDFALKEMEFAMKEKDHKHVMLQNLIAKKDSFTESEKALKEKLIDDMLS; this is encoded by the coding sequence ATGATCAATGACCACAACAAAAAATTCACCTTGGAGCATGCTTGGCGAGATCTTAGATATGATCAGAAGTGGTGTGCGTCCACATCTACTAAAGGGAGTGGAGTGAAAAGGACATGGGTGTGTGAGAATGGTTTTGTAGATCCTTCAAGCTCCCAACCGGTGGATTTCGAGGCTGAGCCAATGATGACCCGTCCTCCTGGTGTTAAGGCTGCAAAGAGGAAGGCCAAGAAGAACATCAACACTAAAGCGGATGTGGAGGGAGATCTGAAAGCTTTGTTGGAGTTTCAGATGCAAGAGGTTGAGCGGATGTATGAGATGAAGCAAAATGATTTTGCTTTGAAAGAGATGGAGTTTGCTATGAAAGAGAAGGATCACAAGCATGTCATGCTTCAAAATCTCATAGCAAAAAAAGATTCATTTACTGAATCGGAAAAAGCTTTAAAGGAAAAACTTATTGATGACATGTTGTCATAA